In the genome of Methylomagnum ishizawai, the window GAGTACGGACAGGGTTCCGGCCCAAGCCTTATTTCCAAGCAGCCTGCACCGTTGCCCATTCCGCCGCGCCGTAGCCCGCCGCCGTGGCGGCTTCGGCGAGGCGGGTTTGGATTTGGGGTGCGGGCAGGTGTTGGGCTAGCAGGAGTTGGCGGTAATTGCCGAAAACTTTCCGCAAGCCAGGGTGTTCGTGGCCGGTTGCACGGGTAAATAGCAGGAAAATCACCAGAGCCCGGCGCATGAGCGGCTCGGCCTCCGCCAGCCGGTTCGTGGCCTTCAACAACAGCGCGAGGTTGTTGAGGCGGATGGCGACGTTCGGATGCTCCGGCCCGTAGCTCTTCTCGTCGATGGCGAGCGCCCTACGCATGAGCGGCTCGGCCTCCGCCAGCCGGTTCGTATCCTGCAACAACAGCGCGAGGTTGTTGAGGTCGGTAGCCACGTTGGGATGCTCCGGCCCGTAGCTCTGCTCGTCGATGGCGAGCGCCCGACGCATGAGCGGCTCGGCCTCCGCCAACCGGTTCGTGGCCTGCAACAGCTGCGCGAGGTTGTTGAGGGCGGCGGCGACTTTGGGATGCTCCGGCCCGTAGCTGTTCTCGTCGATGGCGAGCGCCCGGCGCATGAGCGGCTCGACCTCCGCCAGCCGGTTCGTGTCCTGCAACAACGAAGCGAGGTTGTTGAGGGCGGTGGCGACGTTCGGATGTTCCGGCCCGTAGCTTTTCTCGAAGATTTTCACCACCCGGCGCATGAGCGGCTCGGCCTCCGCCAACCGGTTCGTGGCCTGCAACAGCTGCGCGAGGTTGTTGAGGTCGCGGGCCACGTCGGGATGCTCCGGCCCGTAGCTCTGCTCGTCGATGGCGAGCGCCCGGCGCATGAGCGGCTCGGCCTCCACCAGCCGGTTCGTGGCCTTTAACAACTGCGCGAGGTCGTTGCTCGCCACCGCCCGATCCTTCTCGTCCATCGCCAAAGCCAGGGCGGCGCGAAGGTGTGGTTCGGCTTCAGCATAAAGGGCCATGAAATAAAGCGAATCGCCCAACCGCAGCCGCGCCTCCCACCAACCCGGTGCCTTGTCCGCCACCGTCCGCAACAAGGCCAAAGCCCCTGCCCGGTCCTGCTTGGTTTCCAGCAAATCGGCTTGTAGCAGCAAGGGCTGCAATTTCTTCTTGAGATTGTTCAGCGCCGATTCTTCCTGGGTCGCGGCGCGGTCGATACCGGCGAGGGCTTCGGCCTTGTGGCTCTCCAAATACTGGAGCGCCGATTCGCCGCCCTCCTTTTCCAAAATCCGGCTGGCTTCCTTGAATATGGGATCGGGATTGCCCGCCAAGCCTTCGCGGATCGTCGCCACCACATCGTCCACCCGCGCCAGGGCGGCATCGCGGCCTTTTTCCAGTTCGCGGAGGGCTCCCCAGTGCTTGCCTTCGCTGCGGGCGGCTTCGGCATCGCGCTCGAACCGCGCCCGGATTTCCGTGCGTAGCCGTTCGCCGATCATCGCCGGGTCGATGGTTTCCGCAACGGTTCGCTCGACATGGCGCGGCAAGTACCAATACACCCCGCCGCCTATCCCCGCCAAAGCCAGCACAATCGCCAAACCCACCGCCAACATCGTCCCCCGATGCCGCTCATGCTCCACCCGCAAGCGCCGCGCCTCCTCCCGCAAGACATGGATTCGCGCCTCCAACCCGGCGGGGTCCGCCGGAGTCTCGTACAGGATTTCCCCGCCCAGAATCGCCCGCCGGTGCGCCGATTGCAGACCGCGCTTCTCGTCGTCCTCGGCCTCCGGCTCGGCATCGAACGGGAAACCCTCCGGGCAGACGAAGGTATACACCCGGAACCGCCCATCCCCGCGCTTCCGCTGCAACTCGCGGCCCAGGTCGTATTCCAGCTGGGTATAGGAGCGGCGCTCGGCCCCTTGCGGCAAGCGGGCCGGATCGGGCTCCGCGCCATAGCGGAAACCGACGATATGGATGAGCGCCTGACATTCGGCGATGCGGTCCCCCAACATCTTGCGGACCTCGCGGTAATCCGGCCCGAAATGGCTTTGCTCGACCGGATGGCAACCGATGGTCAACAAGGCTTGGCTCACCAACTTGCGCACGCTGCGCAAATCGCCGCTGGTGGCGGACACGAACACCAGGGGCGGCGCGTTCACAGGAACGGCCTCGCGGCTGGGACCACGGACAAGAGGTATAGCGGCATGACACACTCCCGACGGACCAAATCTGTCCGCCATTGTGCCAAGCCCCGCAACCAGCCGCCAGCCCGTGACGCCTGGACGATGAAACCGTAGCCCTGGCCGGATAAATGCCAAGCGTGGGCTACGGCATTCCAACCGTAGCCGGATCAATCCCAAACTGGGATGAAATCCATCCAAGCCTGGAACCCGCCCGTCCAAAGCTGGCTTTGGCCAGGCCAAACATCTCCAAAGCCAGCGTTGGACTCCCAACGGCACAGCCAACACCGTCCCGGTAGCAATCCATTTCCCAACTTTCCAGCCCGCCATCCGCACCGGAACGGCGCGGATCGGTTCATCCCAAAAGCCTTCCTTCTATATAATGGCCCGTTGTTTTCCGGGGGCCGCGTTGCCATTGGCAACCGCGTCAAATTCTTCCAATAATCATCAAGAGGGCTTTGCTTTGATACGCGCTTTCCTTTTACTGTCCTTGCTATCGCTGGTTCCAGAGCTGGCCTCCGCCGAAGAGTCGGACGTCCTGGGCCTGACCGGCACCCACCGCGGCCTTTACTGCGTCATGGTGTTCATCGTCTCCTACGCCTTCGTGATGACGGAGGAATTCACCCACCTCCGCAAATCCAAACCCGTCATCCTGGCGGCGGGCATCATCTGGGCGCATGTGGCCTATCTCGCCTCCAGCAATGGCGTGTCCGCCGAAAAAGTCCACGTGGCCTTTGAACACGACCTCAAGGAATACGCTGAATTGTTCCTGTTCCTCTTGGTCGCCATGACCTATATCAACGCCATGGCCGAGCGCAATGTGTTCGAGGCGCTGCGCTCCTGGCTGGTGCGCCGCCAGTTCGGCTATCGCTCGCTGTTCTGGATCACCGGCATCATCACCTTCTTCCTGTCCTCGGTGGCCGACAACCTGACCTCGGCCCTCCTGGTCGGCGCGGTGGTAATGGCCGTGGGCGTCAATAGCCCCAAATTCGTGGCCCTGGGCTTCGTCAACCTGGTCAGCGCGGCCAATGCCGGTGGCGCGTTCAGCCCCTTCGGCGACATCACCACCTTGATGGTGTGGCAGGCGGGCAAGGCCGAGTTCTTCGATTTCTTCCATTTGTTCATTCCGTCCGTGGTCAACTTCGTGGTCCCGGCGGCGATCATGCACTTCGCCATCCCCAACGAAGCGCCCACCGCCACCGATGAAGAGCAAGTCCAGATGAAGGATGGTGCCTTGGCGATCTGCGGCTTGTTCGGCCTGACCATCATGACCGCCGTGAGTTTCAAGCAGTTCCTGCACCTGCCGCCGTTCATGGGCATGATGGTGGGCCTCTCGTTCCTGATGCTGTACGGCTACCGCCTGAAAACCGTGTTCTACGGTCCCGGCAAGGATAAGTTCGACGTGTTCAACAATGTCCGCGACGCGGAGTGGGATACCTTGCTGTTCTTCTTCGGCGTGGTGTTCGCGGTGGGTGGCCTGGGCTATATCGGCTATCTGGAACTGGCGTCCGAAGCCATGTACGACGGCCTCGGCCCGACCACGGCCAACATCCTGATCGGCGTGCTGTCGGCCATCGTCGATAACATCCCGGTGATGTTCGCGGTGCTGAGCATGGACCCGGAGATGGACCTGTACCAGTGGAACCTCGTCACCCTGACGGCGGGCGTGGGCGGCACCATGCTGTCCATCGGCTCGGCGGCGGGCGTAGCTTTGATGGGCACTTCCCGCGGCATGTACACCTTCTTCAGCCATCTGAAGTGGACCCCGGCCATCGTCGCCGGTTATGCCGCCGCCATCTTCACGCACTATCTGCTGAATAGCCCCTGATCCCTGAGGATCGCTGTCCTACGCAAAAAGGCGTTGCCGCAGGGCAACGTCTTTTTTGATTACCGCCCCCGTCGCCGGCGTCCGCCCTTGGCCTGCCGGGGTTTCTTCCGGCCCGCGGGCAGCTCCCGGACCGCGTGCGGAAATGCGTCCATCCCACGCAACACCGGAAAACCCCACATCCACGCCCCCACCACCCCCAAGGTCGCGCAACCGCCGAGCAGGATGGCGGGCACCAGCCCGAACCATTCGGCGGTCAGCCCCGACTCGAATTCGCCGAGTTCGTTGGACGCGCCGATGAACATCGAATTCACCGCGCTGACCCGGCCCCGGATGGCGTCGGGCGTTTCCAATTGCACCAGCATATGGCGGATATAGACACTGACCATATCGCCCGCCCCCATCAAGGCCAGCGCGGCCAGGGCCACGGCGTAATCCTGCGACCGGCCCAGTACCAGGGTGGCCGCGCCGAACAGCCCGACGCCGCCGAACATCCACCAGCCGACATGGCGCCGGATCGGCCAGCACGCCAAGGCCAGCGCCGTACACGCGGCCCCCAAGCCCGGTGCCGTCCGCAACCAGCCCAACCCGGTCGGTCCCGCATGCAGCACATCGCGGGCATAGGCCGGTAGCAAGGCGGTCGCCCCGCCGAACAACACGGCGAACAAATCCAGCGAAATCGCCCCCAACATCACGGGCCGCGACCGCACGAAGCGCAGCCCTTCCAGCACCGAATCCAGGCTCATGGGCGGATTGCCGCCCGGCTTTTTCGGCTCGCCGTGGACACAGCCCATCAACAAGGCGGCGATGGCCAAGCCGCCGGTCACGCTGGCGTAGACCGTCTCCGGCCCGGCCAGATACAGGAAACCGCCCAAGGCCGGTCCCGCGATCACCGCCACCTGGAACACCGAGGAATTCAGCGCCACGGCCTTGCCGAACACCGCGGCGGGCACGAGGTTGACCACCACCGCCTGGCTGGCGGGCATCATGAAAGCACGGACCGAACCATACAGCACCATCACCGCGAACACCGGCCACACCACCGTCAAGCCGACCCAGGTGAACGCGAGCAAAGCCGCCCCGCACAGCATCTCCACCAGGAAACACAGCGCGACGATGCGCCGCCGGTCGAAGCGGTCGGCCACCTGCCCCGCCACCAGGGCCAGCGGCACGAAAGGCGCGAACTGGGCCAGGCCGACCCACCCGAGATCGAGGGCGTCCGAGGTCAGGGCGTAAACTTGCCAGCCCACCGCCACGCTTTGCATCTGGATCGCCACGGTGGCGAGGAAGCGGGCGCTGAGGAACAAAGCGAAGTCGCGATGGCGCAAAACACCGAATTTACCGGAAAAAGAACTCAACGGGGATACCTATAGTGGAAGATTCGAACAGGACGCCACCTGGGGTCCAAAGCTGGCTTTGGACGCTATCAATATTGCCAAAGCCAGCTTTGGACTCCAACGGCACCACCCGATTCGGCGGCGTTGCGCTTGGGCCGACGGGAACGGATGGCTAGACTGTCGCCTTGAAAAGCACCGCTGGGCCGCTTCCCACTCCCGGAGATCACCCGATGAACCTGCTCGACAATCTGTTGCTCAACACCGATTCCTATAAATCCAGCCATTTCCTGCAATATCCGCCCGACGCCAGCGGGATGTTTTCCTATTTCGAATCGCGGGGCGGGGCGTTCGCGGCCACGGTATTCTTCGGGCTGCAAATCATCCTCAAGGACTATCTCTCCAAGCCCATCACGGCGGCGCAGATCGACGCCGCCGCCGAATTCTGGCGGGCGCATGGCGAGCCCTTCGACGAGGCCGGTTGGCGCTACATATTGGCCGAACACGGCGGCCATCCGCCGGTCACGATCCGGGCCGTCCCCGAAGGCACGCGGGTACCCGGCCACAACGCCCTGTTCACGGTGGAATGCACCGATCCCCGCGTGTATTGGATCATTTCCCATCTGGAAACCCTGCTGGTGCGGGTGTGGTATCCGATCACGGTCGCGACCCAATCCTGGGAAATCAAGCGCCTGATCCGGGAATATCTCATTGCCACCTCCGACGACCCCGAGGGCCAATTGCCGTTCAAGCTCCACGATTTCGGGGCGCGGGGCGTGTCCAGTGGCGAATCGGCGGCCATCGGCGGTTGCGCCCATCTGGTCAATTTCCGGGGCACGGACACGGTGTCCGGCATCCTGGCGGCCCGCGAATATTACGGCGAACCCATGGCCGGTTTTTCCATCCCCGCCGCCGAACACAGCACCATCACCGCCTGGGGCCGCGAGGACGAGGCCGCGGCCTACCGCAACATGTTGCGCCATTTCGCCCAGCCGGGTGCCCTGCTCTCGGTGGTCTCGGACAGCTACGATGTGTTCAACGCCGTCGAGAACCTCTGGGGCGGGGCTTTGCGCGAGGAGGTGGTCCAATCCGGCGCGACCCTGGTGATCCGGCCCGATTCCGGCGATCCGGTGGCGGTGGTGGGGAAAGTGGCGGAAATCCTGGACCGGCGCTTCGGCTCCAGCGTGAACGGCAAGGGCTACAAGGTCTTGCGCCAGGTCCGCATCCTCCAGGGCGACGGGGTCAACGCCCACAGCATCACCGCCATCCTGGAGCGGCTACAAGCGCTGGGTTTCGCCGCCGACAATATCGCCTTCGGCATGGGCGGGGCGCTGTTGCAACGGCTGGACCGCGACACCCTCAAATTCGCCCTGAAATGCTCGGCGATCCGGCGCGGCACGGCCTGGCTCCCGGTGTCCAAAGACCCGGTCACCGATCCCGGCAAGCGCTCCAAGGCCGGGCGCTTGTCCCTGTTCCGCTCGGAGACCACCGGGGAATACGCGACCTTGCCGCTGGTGGACGGCCAGCCGCCCGGTCCCGAATGGCGCGACGCCATGGAAACCGTGTGGGAACGGGGACGCTTGCTGAGGGATTGGAGTTTCGCGGAGGTGCGGGCGCGGGCCGGGCGGTTCGTGTAGCCGTAGGGTGGGCACGTGCCCACCCAATAACCACGGGTAGCTATTGGCTACGGGCGGCGGGCTTGGCCGCGGGGGTCGGCGCGGGCGTCTCGTTGGCCGCGACCTGGGTCTGGGCCGGAGCGTGTGGCATGACCGAAACCGGCACGCCCAACGCGGCCCATTGGTACAACCAACCGGCGTCCTCGGAAGAGTTGGGCCAACGCTTATTATTCCTGCGGGTCGCCATATTGACGCAGCCATGGCTGGCGGGATGGCCGAAACCGTTATGCCACCATGCGCCATGGAAGGCGTAATCCTCGTAGAAATATTGGGCGTAGGGCACGTCCTCCACCACGTAATAGCCTTTCTCGCCGGGCTTGGCGCGGCTACGCATGGTCTTGGTCGGGAAGCGGGCGTAGATGTAGAACGAGCCGGTCACGGTGGGGGTATTGGGCTTGCCGGTACTGACAGCGAAGGTTTTCACCACCTGGCCGTTCTCGATGGCCAGGGCGCGTTGGGTGTCGAGATAGACCAGGATTTTCTTGTCGGACCCGGTGGTGAAATGGGACACCAGCGGTTTTTCCAGGATACCGCCCAGCACCGATTTCGGCCCTTTGGGATCGACGCTGGCCTCGATGGCGGAAGACGCGGGCCAGCCGCCGTTCGGACTGAATTGCAGCTTGTGCTTGTTGAGCCACTGCCATTTGCCGGGGATGGCTTTGCCGTCCTTGGTATGGACCGAGACGAATTTGCCCACCTCGTCCTTGTTCGCCAGCAACTCGCCGAAGGTGATCCGCAAGGGGATCGCCAGCCCCAGATTGGACTGGCCGTGGTTGCTGATCTCGGCGGTCAAGGGCGGCGGGGTGCTGATTTGCAGATGGACCGGCGGCACGGGCACGCCGGTCGCGGTCTTGAACCGCAATTCCACCGCGTAAGTTTTGTTCTGGGCGTAGCGTTGGGCGGTCAGCCGGAAATCGCGGTGGTTGGCGGCGGGTTCGATGGTGAACGG includes:
- a CDS encoding tetratricopeptide repeat protein, whose amino-acid sequence is MNAPPLVFVSATSGDLRSVRKLVSQALLTIGCHPVEQSHFGPDYREVRKMLGDRIAECQALIHIVGFRYGAEPDPARLPQGAERRSYTQLEYDLGRELQRKRGDGRFRVYTFVCPEGFPFDAEPEAEDDEKRGLQSAHRRAILGGEILYETPADPAGLEARIHVLREEARRLRVEHERHRGTMLAVGLAIVLALAGIGGGVYWYLPRHVERTVAETIDPAMIGERLRTEIRARFERDAEAARSEGKHWGALRELEKGRDAALARVDDVVATIREGLAGNPDPIFKEASRILEKEGGESALQYLESHKAEALAGIDRAATQEESALNNLKKKLQPLLLQADLLETKQDRAGALALLRTVADKAPGWWEARLRLGDSLYFMALYAEAEPHLRAALALAMDEKDRAVASNDLAQLLKATNRLVEAEPLMRRALAIDEQSYGPEHPDVARDLNNLAQLLQATNRLAEAEPLMRRVVKIFEKSYGPEHPNVATALNNLASLLQDTNRLAEVEPLMRRALAIDENSYGPEHPKVAAALNNLAQLLQATNRLAEAEPLMRRALAIDEQSYGPEHPNVATDLNNLALLLQDTNRLAEAEPLMRRALAIDEKSYGPEHPNVAIRLNNLALLLKATNRLAEAEPLMRRALVIFLLFTRATGHEHPGLRKVFGNYRQLLLAQHLPAPQIQTRLAEAATAAGYGAAEWATVQAAWK
- the nhaD gene encoding sodium:proton antiporter NhaD, which encodes MIRAFLLLSLLSLVPELASAEESDVLGLTGTHRGLYCVMVFIVSYAFVMTEEFTHLRKSKPVILAAGIIWAHVAYLASSNGVSAEKVHVAFEHDLKEYAELFLFLLVAMTYINAMAERNVFEALRSWLVRRQFGYRSLFWITGIITFFLSSVADNLTSALLVGAVVMAVGVNSPKFVALGFVNLVSAANAGGAFSPFGDITTLMVWQAGKAEFFDFFHLFIPSVVNFVVPAAIMHFAIPNEAPTATDEEQVQMKDGALAICGLFGLTIMTAVSFKQFLHLPPFMGMMVGLSFLMLYGYRLKTVFYGPGKDKFDVFNNVRDAEWDTLLFFFGVVFAVGGLGYIGYLELASEAMYDGLGPTTANILIGVLSAIVDNIPVMFAVLSMDPEMDLYQWNLVTLTAGVGGTMLSIGSAAGVALMGTSRGMYTFFSHLKWTPAIVAGYAAAIFTHYLLNSP
- a CDS encoding MFS transporter, with the protein product MSSFSGKFGVLRHRDFALFLSARFLATVAIQMQSVAVGWQVYALTSDALDLGWVGLAQFAPFVPLALVAGQVADRFDRRRIVALCFLVEMLCGAALLAFTWVGLTVVWPVFAVMVLYGSVRAFMMPASQAVVVNLVPAAVFGKAVALNSSVFQVAVIAGPALGGFLYLAGPETVYASVTGGLAIAALLMGCVHGEPKKPGGNPPMSLDSVLEGLRFVRSRPVMLGAISLDLFAVLFGGATALLPAYARDVLHAGPTGLGWLRTAPGLGAACTALALACWPIRRHVGWWMFGGVGLFGAATLVLGRSQDYAVALAALALMGAGDMVSVYIRHMLVQLETPDAIRGRVSAVNSMFIGASNELGEFESGLTAEWFGLVPAILLGGCATLGVVGAWMWGFPVLRGMDAFPHAVRELPAGRKKPRQAKGGRRRRGR
- a CDS encoding nicotinate phosphoribosyltransferase, with the protein product MNLLDNLLLNTDSYKSSHFLQYPPDASGMFSYFESRGGAFAATVFFGLQIILKDYLSKPITAAQIDAAAEFWRAHGEPFDEAGWRYILAEHGGHPPVTIRAVPEGTRVPGHNALFTVECTDPRVYWIISHLETLLVRVWYPITVATQSWEIKRLIREYLIATSDDPEGQLPFKLHDFGARGVSSGESAAIGGCAHLVNFRGTDTVSGILAAREYYGEPMAGFSIPAAEHSTITAWGREDEAAAYRNMLRHFAQPGALLSVVSDSYDVFNAVENLWGGALREEVVQSGATLVIRPDSGDPVAVVGKVAEILDRRFGSSVNGKGYKVLRQVRILQGDGVNAHSITAILERLQALGFAADNIAFGMGGALLQRLDRDTLKFALKCSAIRRGTAWLPVSKDPVTDPGKRSKAGRLSLFRSETTGEYATLPLVDGQPPGPEWRDAMETVWERGRLLRDWSFAEVRARAGRFV
- a CDS encoding L,D-transpeptidase codes for the protein MKVSTTFSKAFSGWGRWLGAGLTVAVMAYGGYAGWQELAPFGIEMPALDGNTATDPRTPIEVEGVGLGTRLFEVELRDESGKLLKGKLSDSEFQHDTPLAFGTRYTLKASVERPWLGQRETRQISFATVAIPRLDGPEQRALAPDASLALSFDRPVGQLETQGDLPFTIEPAANHRDFRLTAQRYAQNKTYAVELRFKTATGVPVPPVHLQISTPPPLTAEISNHGQSNLGLAIPLRITFGELLANKDEVGKFVSVHTKDGKAIPGKWQWLNKHKLQFSPNGGWPASSAIEASVDPKGPKSVLGGILEKPLVSHFTTGSDKKILVYLDTQRALAIENGQVVKTFAVSTGKPNTPTVTGSFYIYARFPTKTMRSRAKPGEKGYYVVEDVPYAQYFYEDYAFHGAWWHNGFGHPASHGCVNMATRRNNKRWPNSSEDAGWLYQWAALGVPVSVMPHAPAQTQVAANETPAPTPAAKPAARSQ